From the Leptospira sp. WS60.C2 genome, one window contains:
- a CDS encoding phosphotransferase family protein gives MDIKELQDKVEVHLTSVWKEPVKVTNIFHLSGGACQDNYALEINSNTSIKSVVLRTDKGGSLLSSLSKRDEFKVAELVHNAGVKTPTPVFLEEESSIIGAPFFLMEKIAGKATGRYITKDKELDPYRKTKMVSDIASNLAKLHTVIPEFVTDEELKHKLKLVTTNNYITVAISDLRQSLDGLPEAHPAIELCLNWMESHAPNVDSIVLVHGDYRTGNFMMNANGLQGILDFEFAHWGDRHEDIAWLCMRDWRFGRLNKEVGGFGDRKDFYREYETTSGIPVDPFKVTFWEIMGNVRWAIGSAQQAERHLSGKDKGIELASIGRRTAEMEWEAMRLIEELENAV, from the coding sequence ATGGACATAAAAGAACTACAAGACAAAGTTGAGGTTCATCTAACGTCTGTTTGGAAAGAACCAGTTAAAGTCACCAATATCTTTCACTTGAGTGGGGGAGCTTGTCAGGACAACTATGCTTTAGAAATAAACTCCAATACATCAATAAAATCGGTTGTCCTTCGCACAGATAAAGGAGGGAGTCTACTGTCTTCTTTATCCAAACGAGATGAATTTAAAGTCGCAGAACTTGTTCATAATGCAGGTGTGAAAACACCAACTCCTGTGTTTTTAGAAGAAGAATCTTCTATCATTGGTGCTCCCTTTTTCCTAATGGAAAAAATTGCGGGCAAAGCAACTGGTCGTTATATCACCAAAGATAAAGAATTGGATCCTTATCGCAAAACCAAAATGGTTTCTGATATCGCTTCCAATTTGGCAAAACTTCACACTGTGATTCCCGAATTTGTCACCGATGAAGAGTTAAAACATAAATTAAAATTGGTAACAACTAACAATTATATCACAGTAGCCATTTCTGATTTACGACAATCTTTAGATGGGTTGCCAGAAGCTCACCCTGCGATTGAGTTGTGCCTAAATTGGATGGAATCACATGCACCTAATGTTGATTCGATTGTTCTAGTCCATGGAGATTATCGCACGGGAAATTTTATGATGAATGCCAATGGTTTGCAAGGTATCTTAGATTTTGAATTTGCTCACTGGGGTGATCGTCATGAAGACATCGCATGGTTGTGTATGCGAGATTGGAGATTTGGGCGCCTAAACAAAGAAGTCGGTGGGTTTGGAGACAGAAAAGATTTTTATAGAGAATACGAAACCACATCAGGAATTCCCGTGGATCCTTTTAAAGTCACATTCTGGGAAATCATGGGCAATGTCCGTTGGGCGATAGGAAGTGCACAACAAGCAGAACGACATTTGTCTGGGAAAGACAAAGGAATTGAACTTGCGTCCATTGGAAGAAGGACAGCGGAAATGGAATGGGAAGCCATGCGTCTCATTGAGGAATTAGAAAATGCAGTATAG
- a CDS encoding acyl-CoA dehydrogenase family protein, whose translation MDFEIPQEVEILRKNIQSFVAEEIIPLEKHYDYEKGRMPEDINQQARAKVKAAGFWTPHLPKSEGGLGLDLIGTCIIFSELGRSPIAPYIFNCDAPDEGNMHLLSLAATEKQKELILHPLIKGELRTGFAMTEPSPGAGSDPTSLQTNAEKQGDKYILNGRKWYCTGANGAKYLIVMAKVNGSFRKTTMFLVPTDAKGYTMVREIELMGSHGPGGHCELNFENVEVPEDMVLGRVGEGFRLSQERLGPARLTHCMRWTGMARRALSIARSYAKEREVFSARIADHQGIQWMFAERATEIEMAFLLTLKAAWLLKMGKDARQETSMAKWKVSESLCNTIDMAIQICGGKGYSRDLPLELFYRDARAARIADGPSEVHKMVIGRNYVSEKWDF comes from the coding sequence ATGGACTTTGAAATTCCCCAAGAAGTAGAAATACTTCGTAAAAACATCCAATCCTTTGTTGCAGAAGAAATCATTCCTCTGGAAAAACATTATGATTATGAAAAAGGTCGTATGCCAGAGGATATTAACCAGCAAGCACGCGCTAAAGTAAAGGCGGCAGGTTTTTGGACACCACATCTTCCTAAATCAGAAGGTGGGTTGGGTTTGGATTTGATCGGAACTTGTATCATTTTTAGTGAACTGGGCCGTTCTCCGATTGCTCCTTATATTTTCAATTGTGATGCTCCTGATGAAGGAAACATGCATTTGTTATCCCTTGCCGCCACGGAAAAACAAAAAGAACTCATCTTACATCCTCTCATCAAAGGAGAACTGCGCACTGGATTTGCCATGACAGAACCGTCTCCAGGTGCTGGATCTGATCCTACGTCTTTACAAACCAATGCAGAAAAACAAGGGGATAAATACATTCTCAATGGACGCAAGTGGTATTGTACAGGGGCAAATGGTGCCAAGTATCTCATTGTGATGGCAAAGGTAAACGGTAGTTTTCGCAAAACGACAATGTTTCTTGTACCAACCGATGCCAAAGGTTACACAATGGTTCGTGAAATTGAACTGATGGGCTCACACGGCCCCGGGGGACATTGTGAGCTCAACTTTGAAAATGTAGAAGTTCCAGAAGACATGGTTCTCGGTCGAGTCGGAGAAGGGTTTCGATTGTCCCAAGAAAGGTTGGGTCCGGCAAGGCTTACTCACTGTATGCGATGGACGGGAATGGCAAGAAGAGCTCTATCGATTGCACGTAGTTATGCGAAAGAAAGAGAAGTTTTTAGTGCAAGGATTGCCGACCACCAAGGAATCCAATGGATGTTTGCAGAACGTGCCACAGAGATTGAGATGGCATTTTTGTTAACTCTAAAAGCCGCTTGGCTTTTAAAGATGGGAAAAGATGCAAGACAAGAAACATCCATGGCAAAATGGAAAGTGAGCGAATCTTTATGTAACACAATCGATATGGCGATTCAAATTTGTGGGGGAAAAGGATATTCCAGAGACCTACCACTCGAATTGTTTTATCGAGATGCAAGAGCGGCACGGATCGCTGATGGCCCCTCTGAAGTTCATAAAATGGTCATCGGTCGAAACTATGTTTCGGAAAAATGGGATTTTTAA
- a CDS encoding LysM peptidoglycan-binding domain-containing M23 family metallopeptidase: MSKTIFFLKWTVIWVSFTVVSHLVSAPITLANLEYSNPSLKNLRSEIKENLRISKSGSKKEILIPLKYYEYKVQKEDNFFKIMARTGMDLETLSSVNELSSPHDLSPGMVLEIPNMRGTFHPEETSGDEKTKQTLAEKYKIDSHKLQYDVDRGKWFLPGISMGKSEKSFFYGFGFQLPLTTVRISSNFGKRLDPFTKKETFHGGLDMAAKQGSDVFSSMEGEVSFVGSQGGYGNLIIIKHSMGYETRYGHLLNFFVKQGEKVKKGQKIGEVGQTGRATGPHLHFEIRRNSKRQRPIFHSH; encoded by the coding sequence ATGTCTAAAACCATCTTTTTTCTCAAATGGACAGTGATTTGGGTCAGTTTTACTGTTGTCTCTCATTTGGTTTCGGCTCCCATCACATTGGCCAATTTGGAATACTCCAATCCATCTCTTAAAAATCTTCGTTCCGAAATCAAAGAAAATCTTCGGATTTCTAAGTCCGGTTCCAAAAAAGAAATCCTAATCCCGCTCAAATACTATGAATACAAAGTGCAAAAAGAAGATAACTTCTTTAAAATCATGGCACGCACCGGTATGGATTTAGAAACCTTATCCTCTGTCAACGAGCTAAGTTCCCCGCATGATTTATCACCTGGAATGGTGTTAGAAATTCCGAATATGCGAGGTACGTTTCATCCAGAAGAAACTTCCGGTGATGAAAAAACAAAACAGACTCTGGCTGAGAAATATAAAATTGATTCCCATAAATTACAATATGATGTCGACCGTGGGAAATGGTTTTTACCTGGAATTTCGATGGGAAAATCTGAAAAATCATTTTTTTATGGATTTGGATTTCAATTACCATTAACAACCGTTCGTATATCTTCAAATTTTGGAAAACGTTTGGATCCTTTCACTAAAAAAGAAACGTTCCATGGTGGATTGGATATGGCCGCCAAACAAGGATCAGATGTTTTTTCTTCCATGGAAGGAGAGGTTAGTTTTGTTGGATCCCAAGGTGGATATGGTAACTTGATCATTATCAAACACAGTATGGGTTATGAAACAAGATATGGCCACCTATTGAACTTTTTTGTCAAACAAGGAGAGAAAGTGAAAAAGGGACAAAAAATTGGAGAAGTGGGACAAACAGGTAGAGCGACCGGTCCACATTTACATTTTGAAATCAGAAGAAATTCTAAAAGACAAAGGCCTATTTTCCACTCACATTAA
- a CDS encoding lysostaphin resistance A-like protein, translating into MQNRFFEIFRLTAYSLGLVYVCSFFYSVLFLAFVNHSVLNHRIPEEQVLPLYEEYSEGKLDFSGLLDEYQKVVNPIKDQFQKEITDNPNLVLGQFYDIVFSEKPYYLLGHSIPWFLCYVGLGYLLYKKVLQIPVTNLQDELSIPTLLRGITNGFICFFVVVVFGVILEKLSVPLESGVFAKKLYESIHGNGYLLAWGIYVVGIITGILEEIFFRGFLLKAFIDKNLTQEGLLIVSLLFGWLHYGEGTSIAIPFIICGVGMFFGYLYIKTGNLWIAMACHATYNSLGLINAYLQLPVVQS; encoded by the coding sequence ATGCAGAATCGATTTTTTGAGATCTTTCGGCTCACCGCCTATTCTTTGGGTCTCGTTTATGTTTGTTCTTTTTTTTATTCCGTTTTGTTTTTAGCCTTTGTGAACCATTCGGTTTTGAACCACCGGATTCCGGAGGAACAAGTTTTACCTCTCTATGAAGAGTATTCGGAGGGCAAACTTGATTTTTCGGGTCTTTTAGATGAATACCAAAAGGTTGTCAATCCGATCAAAGATCAGTTCCAAAAGGAAATCACTGATAACCCAAACCTCGTTTTGGGTCAATTTTATGACATTGTGTTTTCTGAAAAACCCTACTACTTGTTAGGCCATTCCATTCCTTGGTTTTTATGTTATGTGGGACTTGGATACTTATTATATAAAAAAGTATTACAAATTCCCGTAACCAACTTGCAGGATGAGTTATCGATACCCACATTACTTCGCGGTATCACAAATGGATTCATTTGTTTTTTCGTCGTAGTGGTCTTTGGAGTGATTCTCGAAAAATTGTCGGTTCCACTGGAGTCAGGTGTATTCGCTAAAAAATTATATGAATCCATTCATGGAAATGGTTATCTCCTTGCGTGGGGCATTTATGTTGTGGGAATCATTACGGGTATCCTTGAGGAAATCTTTTTTAGAGGATTTTTGCTTAAAGCTTTTATCGATAAAAATCTAACACAAGAAGGGCTTCTCATCGTTTCACTTCTATTTGGTTGGCTTCATTACGGCGAAGGAACATCGATAGCAATTCCATTCATTATATGTGGTGTTGGAATGTTTTTTGGATACCTTTATATCAAAACAGGAAATCTTTGGATTGCTATGGCTTGTCATGCTACCTATAACTCATTAGGTTTAATTAATGCTTATCTTCAATTACCAGTGGTTCAGTCATGA
- a CDS encoding DUF423 domain-containing protein codes for MKLVKKQSKLVMILLICLSGFLAVAIGAFGAHGLKNVISPELLVVFETGNKYHFYHSLAALLTFILLVFTETNDSLSQTQKYLKISVWMFLIGILIFSFSLYTLAITGIKILGAITPFGGVSFLIGWLFLGLGMYHFFVPKK; via the coding sequence ATGAAACTTGTCAAGAAGCAATCCAAATTAGTCATGATCTTACTCATTTGTTTGTCTGGATTTTTGGCTGTTGCGATCGGAGCGTTTGGTGCCCATGGCTTAAAGAACGTGATCTCTCCTGAACTTTTGGTCGTATTTGAAACGGGTAATAAGTATCACTTTTATCATAGTTTAGCGGCTCTACTTACATTCATTTTGCTTGTATTTACAGAAACAAATGATAGTTTATCGCAAACACAAAAGTATCTTAAGATCTCTGTTTGGATGTTTTTAATAGGAATTTTGATCTTTTCCTTTAGTTTGTATACGCTTGCGATTACTGGAATTAAAATCTTAGGTGCCATCACTCCTTTTGGAGGTGTGAGTTTTTTAATTGGATGGCTGTTTCTAGGACTTGGTATGTATCATTTCTTTGTTCCGAAGAAATAA
- a CDS encoding carboxypeptidase M32, with the protein MALPQPIQNYRKQYRKIKLFQDISSVLHWDSEVMMPEEGREYRSSQIAAVAELTHEWMTDKSFLKQIQDAKHSIQELPEPERVLWNRELEILMEEKEKADKLPSEFVAEFAKLTNLAHAEWAEAKKEKNFKLFSNRLEELVNLSKKQADYFGYTTEPYDALLDHYEKDAKANQIQSLFSDLKKSLIPIVASAPKFENPFPKAISVEKQTKFCNRLPSILGLTSKESRLDTSNHPFSTSLGKGDKRITTRYSESDPLSSIFGVLHETGHSLYESGLSQMPDWPNPLTEYLSLGIHESQSRLWENQVGRSLPFWEFMYPILLNDFEISESELPFKRLYKYINSTEKTKIRVEADQVTYNLHIILRFEIERDLINGKIKVKDLPEIWNSKMKESFGLTIENDAEGVLQDIHWPMGAFGYFPTYTLGNIFGAQFFRKFKEEYPDSHNKFSAKGDFSDLLSWLRKNIHSKGKIVSIENLVLEATGEPANAKYLISYLEDKVKEVSILN; encoded by the coding sequence ATGGCCCTGCCTCAACCGATCCAAAACTACCGCAAACAATACCGGAAAATCAAACTTTTCCAAGACATTTCCTCTGTTCTCCATTGGGATTCGGAAGTGATGATGCCAGAAGAGGGTCGTGAATATCGATCTAGTCAAATTGCTGCAGTGGCTGAACTCACACATGAATGGATGACGGACAAATCCTTTCTGAAACAAATTCAAGATGCAAAACATTCCATTCAAGAGTTGCCCGAACCAGAACGAGTCCTTTGGAATCGTGAGCTAGAAATCTTAATGGAAGAAAAAGAAAAAGCTGATAAGTTGCCTTCTGAGTTTGTCGCAGAATTCGCAAAACTCACAAACTTGGCACATGCAGAGTGGGCAGAAGCAAAAAAAGAAAAAAACTTTAAATTGTTTTCAAATAGGTTAGAAGAGTTAGTCAATCTATCAAAAAAACAAGCAGATTACTTTGGTTATACGACAGAGCCATATGATGCATTGTTAGATCATTATGAAAAAGATGCCAAAGCGAACCAAATCCAAAGTCTATTTTCAGACTTAAAAAAATCGTTAATTCCAATTGTTGCAAGTGCTCCAAAATTTGAAAACCCATTCCCCAAGGCAATTTCAGTCGAAAAACAAACAAAATTTTGTAATCGTCTACCTTCTATTCTCGGTCTTACTTCTAAAGAATCACGTTTAGATACAAGTAACCATCCTTTCTCTACAAGTTTAGGCAAAGGAGATAAAAGAATTACGACCAGATATTCGGAGTCAGATCCCTTATCTTCCATCTTTGGAGTGTTACATGAGACAGGGCACTCGTTATATGAATCAGGATTATCCCAAATGCCTGATTGGCCAAATCCTTTAACTGAATACCTAAGTTTGGGCATTCATGAATCGCAAAGTCGTTTGTGGGAAAATCAAGTGGGAAGATCTTTGCCATTCTGGGAATTTATGTATCCAATCCTCTTGAATGACTTTGAAATCTCGGAATCAGAACTACCATTTAAGAGATTGTACAAATACATCAATAGCACTGAAAAAACAAAAATTCGTGTCGAAGCAGACCAGGTCACATACAACCTTCATATTATTTTGCGATTTGAAATTGAACGAGATTTAATCAATGGCAAAATTAAGGTGAAAGATTTACCGGAAATTTGGAATTCAAAAATGAAGGAAAGTTTCGGATTGACCATCGAGAATGATGCAGAAGGTGTTTTACAAGATATCCATTGGCCTATGGGTGCATTTGGATATTTTCCAACATATACGTTGGGTAACATTTTCGGCGCACAATTTTTCCGGAAGTTTAAAGAAGAATATCCTGATTCGCATAACAAATTTTCTGCGAAGGGAGATTTCTCGGATTTGTTATCATGGTTACGAAAAAACATCCATTCCAAAGGAAAAATAGTTAGCATTGAGAATTTAGTTCTGGAAGCCACTGGAGAGCCAGCCAATGCAAAGTATCTCATCTCCTATTTAGAAGACAAAGTCAAAGAAGTCTCAATTTTAAATTAA
- a CDS encoding alkene reductase: MNGLYEKTKLGDLELKNRVVMAPMTRSRSIANVPGEIVATYYEQRSEAGLIITEGTSPSPNGLGYARIPGIFSKEQSIAWKKVTEKVHKKGSKIFVQLMHTGRIGHELNLPKSAKVLGPSAIVAKGKMWTDSEGMLDHPIPHEMTKEEIKSTIQEFVNASKNAIEAGFDGVELHAANGYLLEQFLHPSSNQRTDEYGGSIENRIRFVLEVAKAVSEAIGKNKTGIRLSPYGAFNDLFPFPETHEEYSLLAEKLNDLGIVYVHLVDHSSMGAPTVEPKTVSAIRQNFKGTLILSGGYDNIRAEKDIQAGNANLVAFGKPFLANPDLVTRFQKNIPLASFDETTLYTPGEKGYTDYPFSS, encoded by the coding sequence ATGAATGGTCTATACGAAAAAACAAAATTAGGTGATTTGGAACTAAAAAATCGAGTCGTCATGGCACCAATGACAAGATCAAGATCGATCGCCAATGTACCAGGTGAAATTGTAGCAACATATTATGAACAGAGATCCGAAGCTGGCCTTATCATTACAGAAGGTACATCGCCCTCTCCGAATGGTCTTGGTTATGCGAGAATTCCTGGTATTTTTTCTAAGGAACAATCCATTGCATGGAAAAAAGTAACAGAAAAAGTCCACAAGAAAGGTAGCAAAATCTTTGTTCAATTGATGCATACAGGACGAATCGGTCACGAACTCAATTTGCCAAAATCAGCAAAAGTATTAGGACCATCTGCCATTGTTGCAAAAGGAAAGATGTGGACTGACAGCGAAGGTATGTTAGATCATCCTATTCCACATGAGATGACTAAAGAAGAAATCAAATCCACAATCCAAGAATTTGTCAACGCTTCTAAAAATGCAATTGAAGCAGGCTTTGATGGTGTGGAACTTCATGCCGCCAATGGATATTTATTAGAACAATTTTTACATCCATCTTCAAATCAAAGAACGGATGAATATGGTGGCTCCATTGAAAACCGAATTCGTTTTGTATTAGAAGTTGCGAAGGCTGTCAGTGAAGCAATTGGGAAAAATAAAACAGGTATTCGATTGTCCCCTTACGGTGCGTTTAATGATTTGTTTCCTTTTCCAGAAACGCATGAAGAATATTCGTTGTTAGCTGAAAAATTGAATGATCTTGGAATCGTTTATGTTCATTTAGTGGATCACTCCTCAATGGGAGCACCAACAGTCGAACCAAAAACTGTTTCTGCCATTCGCCAAAACTTCAAAGGAACGCTAATCCTAAGTGGTGGCTATGACAATATCCGAGCAGAAAAAGACATTCAAGCAGGTAACGCTAATTTGGTGGCGTTTGGAAAACCATTTTTAGCAAACCCAGATCTCGTAACTCGCTTCCAAAAAAACATTCCACTAGCTAGTTTCGATGAAACAACTTTATACACACCAGGCGAAAAAGGATACACTGATTATCCATTTTCATCCTAA
- a CDS encoding 7TM diverse intracellular signaling domain-containing protein: protein MIVWRFCFYLISTMVFCHDLLAKERVIYVNQLSDLPIYMVPSLSVLEDPTNELEYEEIKNNKSNYTFQTFPFSGEAFNFSYSKSTYWLKTSITNPSDQMIETSIVVSYPRLKILDLYIETADGVKIIKSGYQIPSKERPYRSRFFVFPIVFPKQTNATVYFKVKSPNAINLPIQIWRKKEYDRHEIDDHVLQALYFGITLAMIVFNLFVFVILKDYSYFLYVLVVFSSAIAIATHNGIASDYIWDHSPWLDQYAINLFISIVLILFLVFMRNLLHTKQILPKLDRLNWVLILLQILLPIFYIISFDTFIKWLVLSHTITSFWILLIGIVCSLKKQRIAYFFLLAFAFLFLALIISTLRALGYIPTNVFTLEGPQYGSAAEMMLLAFALADRYNTIMKEKEIAENNVKLNLEKSNLELEEKVKERTSKLNQTLSVMRRDLFVAKKIQENSISVDPKLKDQLRFVYKYLPVSEVGGDFFDILHLKNLKYRILIADATGHGVHAAMITMAIKGLYDPIKEFDLHPNKIMEIFNEEFMDNFVSLNSLLTAMIIDLDFQTNKLEFASAGHPSAVLLQKGKLNLLSKTGRMIGLKKQTHYETIEIPFEKDDRLFVFTDGLYEAFNQKEEEFGEEKLHQIFLETLHLPLYEVEIELLRALQKFQNGQERQDDLTILGFDL, encoded by the coding sequence ATGATAGTTTGGAGATTTTGTTTTTATCTAATCAGTACAATGGTTTTTTGCCATGATTTGTTAGCAAAAGAAAGGGTAATCTATGTCAATCAGTTGAGTGATTTACCGATTTATATGGTACCTTCACTATCTGTTTTGGAGGATCCAACCAATGAGCTAGAATATGAAGAGATTAAAAATAACAAATCTAATTATACATTCCAAACATTTCCTTTCTCCGGAGAAGCCTTCAACTTTTCTTATTCTAAATCCACCTATTGGTTAAAAACTTCTATCACAAATCCCAGTGATCAAATGATTGAAACATCCATTGTTGTTTCGTATCCACGTTTGAAAATATTAGATTTGTATATAGAAACCGCAGATGGTGTTAAGATCATCAAATCTGGTTATCAGATACCTTCGAAGGAACGACCGTATCGATCTCGTTTTTTTGTTTTTCCTATCGTGTTTCCGAAACAAACCAACGCTACGGTTTATTTCAAGGTAAAATCACCAAACGCAATCAATCTTCCCATCCAGATCTGGAGAAAAAAAGAGTATGATCGTCATGAGATCGATGATCATGTTTTGCAGGCTTTGTATTTTGGAATCACCTTGGCAATGATCGTCTTTAATTTGTTTGTCTTTGTCATATTAAAAGATTATAGTTATTTTTTATATGTACTCGTTGTTTTTTCCAGTGCCATAGCAATTGCAACTCACAATGGGATTGCTTCTGATTATATTTGGGATCATTCACCTTGGTTAGATCAATATGCAATCAATCTATTTATATCGATTGTTCTGATTTTGTTTTTGGTGTTTATGCGTAATTTGTTACATACAAAACAAATTTTGCCAAAATTAGATCGTTTGAACTGGGTATTGATTCTATTGCAAATTTTATTACCTATTTTTTATATCATCTCCTTTGATACTTTTATCAAGTGGTTAGTATTAAGCCATACCATCACTTCCTTTTGGATTTTGCTTATCGGAATAGTATGTTCGCTTAAAAAACAAAGAATTGCCTATTTTTTCCTTCTTGCGTTTGCATTTCTATTTTTAGCATTAATCATTTCAACTTTGCGTGCACTTGGCTATATTCCGACAAATGTGTTCACACTAGAAGGTCCTCAGTACGGCTCTGCCGCCGAAATGATGTTACTCGCATTTGCTTTAGCTGATCGTTATAATACGATTATGAAAGAAAAAGAAATCGCAGAAAACAACGTAAAGTTAAACTTAGAAAAATCAAATTTAGAATTAGAGGAAAAAGTTAAAGAAAGAACTTCAAAGTTAAACCAAACTCTGAGTGTAATGAGACGAGACCTCTTTGTCGCCAAAAAAATCCAAGAAAACTCCATTTCTGTGGATCCAAAATTAAAGGATCAATTACGTTTTGTTTATAAATATTTGCCCGTTTCTGAAGTTGGTGGTGATTTCTTTGATATCCTTCATCTTAAGAATCTGAAATATAGAATCTTAATTGCTGATGCGACTGGTCATGGAGTTCATGCAGCAATGATCACAATGGCGATTAAAGGGCTATATGATCCTATCAAAGAATTTGACTTACATCCGAACAAAATTATGGAAATCTTCAATGAAGAGTTTATGGATAACTTTGTTTCTTTAAACAGTCTTCTAACGGCCATGATCATCGATTTGGATTTTCAAACTAACAAGTTAGAGTTTGCTTCTGCGGGACATCCTTCTGCCGTTTTGTTACAAAAAGGAAAGCTGAATCTACTATCAAAAACGGGAAGAATGATTGGTTTAAAAAAACAAACTCATTATGAAACAATTGAAATTCCTTTTGAAAAAGATGATCGTTTGTTTGTTTTTACGGATGGTCTCTATGAAGCCTTCAATCAAAAAGAAGAAGAATTTGGAGAGGAGAAGTTACACCAAATTTTTTTAGAAACCCTCCATCTCCCTCTCTACGAGGTAGAAATTGAACTCCTAAGAGCATTACAAAAGTTTCAAAACGGTCAAGAACGCCAGGACGACCTTACAATTTTGGGATTTGATCTGTAA